One segment of Streptomyces sp. NA02950 DNA contains the following:
- a CDS encoding argininosuccinate synthase — MTERVVLAYSGGLDTSVAIGWIAEETNAEVIAVAVDVGQGGEDLDVIRKRALACGAVEAEVADAKDEFADEYCLPAIKANALYMDRYPLVSALSRPTIVKHLVAAAKKHGASTVAHGCTGKGNDQVRFEAGISSLAPELKCIAPVRDYAMTRDKAIAFCEAKSLPIATTKKSPYSIDQNVFGRAVETGFLEDIWNAPIEDVYEYTSNPADPREADEVVITFKEGVPVAIDGKPVTVLQAIQQLNERAGAQGVGRIDMVEDRLVGIKSREVYEAPGAIALITAHQELEAVTVERELARYKRQVEQRWGELVYDGLWFSPLKRALDGFINEANQQVSGDIRMTLQGGRAVVTGRRSEQSLYDFNLATYDTGDTFDQSLSKGFIEIFGMSSKIAAKRDLQQ; from the coding sequence GTGACCGAGCGCGTCGTACTCGCCTACTCGGGCGGCCTGGACACCTCCGTCGCCATCGGCTGGATCGCCGAGGAGACGAACGCCGAGGTCATCGCCGTCGCCGTGGATGTCGGCCAGGGAGGCGAGGACCTGGACGTCATCCGCAAGCGCGCGCTCGCCTGCGGGGCCGTCGAGGCCGAGGTCGCGGACGCCAAGGACGAATTCGCCGATGAGTACTGCCTCCCGGCGATCAAGGCCAATGCGCTGTACATGGACCGCTACCCGCTGGTGTCGGCCCTGTCCCGGCCGACGATCGTGAAGCACCTGGTCGCGGCGGCCAAGAAGCACGGTGCTTCCACCGTGGCCCACGGCTGCACCGGCAAGGGCAACGACCAGGTGCGGTTCGAGGCCGGGATCTCCTCCCTGGCGCCGGAGCTGAAGTGCATCGCGCCGGTCCGGGACTACGCCATGACCCGGGACAAGGCCATCGCCTTCTGCGAGGCGAAGAGCCTGCCGATCGCCACCACCAAGAAGTCCCCCTACTCGATCGACCAGAACGTCTTCGGGCGGGCCGTGGAGACCGGCTTCCTGGAGGACATCTGGAACGCGCCGATCGAGGACGTCTACGAGTACACCTCGAACCCGGCCGACCCGCGGGAGGCCGACGAGGTCGTCATCACGTTCAAGGAGGGCGTGCCGGTCGCCATCGACGGCAAGCCGGTGACCGTCCTCCAGGCGATCCAGCAGCTCAACGAGCGGGCGGGCGCCCAGGGCGTCGGCCGGATCGACATGGTCGAGGACCGGCTCGTGGGCATCAAGTCCCGGGAGGTCTACGAGGCCCCCGGCGCCATCGCGCTGATCACCGCCCACCAGGAGCTGGAGGCCGTCACCGTCGAGCGGGAGCTCGCCCGCTACAAGCGGCAGGTCGAGCAGCGGTGGGGCGAGCTGGTCTACGACGGTCTGTGGTTCTCGCCGCTGAAGCGGGCCCTGGACGGCTTCATCAACGAGGCCAACCAGCAGGTCTCCGGTGACATCCGGATGACCCTCCAGGGCGGCCGGGCCGTGGTCACCGGCCGGCGGTCCGAGCAGTCGCTGTACGACTTCAACCTGGCGACCTACGACACCGGCGACACCTTCGACCAGTCGCTCTCCAAGGGCTTCATCGAGATCTTCGGCATGTCCAGCAAGATCGCCGCCAAGCGGGACCTCCAGCAGTAG